A genomic region of Sarcophilus harrisii chromosome 6, mSarHar1.11, whole genome shotgun sequence contains the following coding sequences:
- the LOC100932221 gene encoding mas-related G-protein coupled receptor member X2-like, whose protein sequence is MTVSPTPEYPGFGSDNSTQNSEGDSSSGSLDWLNIPSLLIALVGLLGNGAVLWFLGFRIRRTPFSVYILNLAAADALFLCFSFLRSILTFSEFFDLTCEILLFLTYIFYIAGLSLLTVISTERCLSALFPIWYRCHRPKHRPVAVCAGLWALSGMFWLLPFVLSDSFHHNIFTFVTILGTWLLLLTCVMCVSSLTLLLKIPCSSQPRQHPRLYLLVLLMVLVFLLCGLPWGIWDSMYFLSKIDPIMYWLFNLLACVNSSVNPLIYFFVGRLGNRRREPLRVVLQRALGNELELGGRTTNTPHTSSSETTF, encoded by the coding sequence GTGATAGTTCATCTGGAAGCCTTGACTGGCTGAACATCCCCTCTCTGCTCATTGCCCTGGTTGGGCTGCTGGGGAACGGAGCCGTCTTGTGGTTCCTGGGCTTCCGCATCCGCAGGACCCCCTTCTCCGTCTACATCCTCAACCTGGCGGCGGCCGACGCCCTCTtcctttgtttctcctttcttaGATCCATACTtacattttctgaattttttgatTTAACATGTGAAATACTGCTTTTCCTCACATATATATTCTACATTGCGGGCCTGAGCCTCCTGACCGTGATCAGCACCGAGCGCTGTCTCTCCGCTCTCTTCCCCATCTGGTACCGATGTCACCGCCCCAAACACAGGCCGGTTGCGGTCTGCGCCGGGCTCTGGGCTCTGAGCGGGATGTTTTGGCTACTACCTTTTGTTCTTTCGGATAGTTTTCATCATAACATTTTCACCTTCGTCACCATCCTGGGTACGTGGCTCCTCCTCCTCACCTGTGTGATGTGCGTGTCCAGCCTGACTCTGCTGCTGAAGATCCCTTGCAGCTCCCAGCCCCGGCAGCACCCCAGGCTctacctcctggtcctgctcatggTCCTCGTGTTCCTGCTCTGCGGCCTGCCCTGGGGGATCTGGGATAGCATGTATTTTCTCAGCAAAATAGATCCCATAATGTATTGGCTTTTTAACCTCCTGGCCTGTGTGAACAGCAGTGTGAACCCCCTCATTTACTTCTTCGTGGGCAGACTAGGGAATAGGAGGAGGGAGCCTCTCAGGGTGGTGCTCCAGAGGGCCCTTGGGAATGAGCTGGAGTTGGGAGGTAGGACAACAAACACCCCCCACACCAGCAGCTCAGAGACTACATTCTGA